One segment of Gordonia terrae DNA contains the following:
- a CDS encoding DUF485 domain-containing protein, producing MSTVDQPPPAPHAPTGEEFIEMQASPEFQELRRTLRKFVFPLTAFFLIWYALYVLLGAFAHDFMATQVWGNINLGLILGLLQFVSTFVITGMYVRFANRNLDPKAEAIRNEMEGGPSL from the coding sequence GTGTCGACCGTCGACCAACCACCACCGGCGCCACACGCGCCGACCGGCGAAGAGTTCATCGAGATGCAGGCCAGTCCGGAGTTCCAGGAGCTGCGGCGCACGCTGCGGAAGTTCGTCTTCCCGCTGACCGCGTTCTTCCTGATCTGGTACGCCCTCTACGTGCTGCTCGGCGCCTTCGCGCATGACTTCATGGCGACCCAGGTCTGGGGCAACATCAACCTCGGTCTGATCCTCGGTCTGTTGCAGTTCGTCAGCACCTTCGTCATCACCGGCATGTACGTACGCTTCGCCAATCGCAACCTCGATCCGAAGGCCGAGGCGATCCGCAACGAGATGGAAGGCGGACCCTCGCTGTGA